One genomic window of Ilyobacter polytropus DSM 2926 includes the following:
- the rpsM gene encoding 30S ribosomal protein S13: MARIAGVDIPRNKRIEIALTYIYGIGKSTSQKVLKEAGVDFNTRVKDLTEEELNKVRAIIDTVKVEGDLRKDVRLSVKRLMDIRCYRGLRHKMNLPVRGQKSKTNARTVKGPKKPIKR; the protein is encoded by the coding sequence TTGGCTAGAATAGCAGGAGTAGACATTCCTAGAAACAAAAGAATCGAGATAGCTTTAACTTATATTTATGGAATCGGAAAATCAACTTCTCAGAAAGTTTTAAAAGAAGCTGGAGTAGATTTCAACACTAGAGTAAAAGACTTGACTGAGGAAGAGTTAAACAAAGTAAGAGCTATAATTGACACAGTAAAAGTAGAAGGGGACCTTAGAAAGGACGTAAGACTTTCAGTAAAAAGACTTATGGACATCAGGTGCTATAGAGGTCTTAGACATAAGATGAATCTTCCAGTAAGAGGACAAAAGTCGAAGACAAATGCTAGAACAGTAAAAGGTCCAAAGAAACCTATCAAGAGATAG
- the rpmJ gene encoding 50S ribosomal protein L36, with product MKVRASIKKICEKCKVIKRHGKIRCICENPKHKQVQG from the coding sequence ATGAAAGTAAGAGCATCTATAAAGAAAATTTGTGAAAAATGCAAAGTTATCAAGAGACATGGAAAAATCAGATGTATCTGCGAAAATCCAAAGCATAAACAAGTTCAAGGATAA
- the infA gene encoding translation initiation factor IF-1: protein MSKKDVIELEGTVLESLPNAMFKIELENGHVILGHISGKMRMHYIKILPGDKVTVQISPYDLSRGRIVYRKKS from the coding sequence ATGTCGAAAAAAGATGTCATTGAATTAGAAGGTACGGTTCTAGAATCTCTACCAAACGCCATGTTTAAGATAGAGTTAGAAAACGGCCATGTAATTCTAGGTCACATCTCTGGGAAGATGAGAATGCATTATATCAAAATCTTACCTGGGGACAAAGTAACAGTACAAATCTCACCTTATGATTTATCAAGAGGTAGAATAGTATACAGGAAGAAGTCATAA
- the map gene encoding type I methionyl aminopeptidase, producing MIVYKTIDEIKKIKEANQIIARLYEEILPKHIKAGISTLEINQIIDDYIRSQGAFPASIGVGGPENPFPAGSCISVNEEVVHGIPREDKILTDGDIVSIDVVTELNGFYGDSAITFPVGDIDEESKRLLEVTKKSREIGIEMAVVGNRLGDIGNAIQKFVESNGFSVVKDFCGHGIGKSMHEDPAIPNFGRKGRGLKIENGMVLAIEPMVNCGSYKVNILGDGWTAVTKDGKRSAHFEHSIAIIEGKPVILSQLD from the coding sequence ATGATTGTTTATAAAACTATAGATGAAATAAAAAAAATAAAAGAAGCTAACCAAATAATAGCCCGTCTATATGAAGAAATTCTTCCAAAGCATATAAAGGCTGGTATTTCTACACTAGAGATAAATCAGATCATAGATGATTATATACGATCTCAGGGAGCCTTTCCTGCCAGTATAGGGGTAGGAGGACCTGAAAATCCATTTCCTGCAGGATCATGTATATCGGTAAATGAAGAAGTCGTACACGGGATACCTCGTGAAGACAAGATTTTAACGGACGGAGACATTGTAAGTATAGACGTTGTTACAGAATTAAATGGATTTTACGGAGACTCGGCAATAACTTTTCCTGTAGGCGATATAGATGAAGAGTCCAAGAGGTTGCTTGAAGTTACTAAAAAATCCAGAGAAATAGGTATAGAGATGGCAGTGGTAGGAAACAGACTCGGAGATATAGGCAACGCCATACAAAAATTTGTAGAGTCCAACGGTTTTTCTGTTGTGAAGGACTTTTGTGGACACGGAATCGGAAAATCTATGCATGAAGACCCTGCTATTCCTAACTTTGGGAGGAAAGGCAGAGGTTTGAAAATAGAAAATGGAATGGTGCTGGCAATCGAGCCAATGGTTAACTGCGGTTCGTATAAAGTGAATATTTTAGGTGACGGATGGACAGCTGTAACCAAAGATGGAAAAAGATCAGCCCACTTTGAACACTCTATTGCTATAATCGAAGGAAAACCAGTGATTTTGAGTCAATTGGACTAG
- a CDS encoding adenylate kinase: MNIMLFGAPGAGKGTQAKFLIEKYGIPQISTGDILRSAIADGTKMGLEAKKYMDEGKLVPDSTIIGIIRDRLAEEDCKKGFILDGFPRTLAQAEALEELMKEMSISLDKVISLNVPDEMIVGRITGRRVCKSCGASFHVEFNPSKEEGKCDFCGGELITRKDDTAETVEKRLGEYHSQTAPLFDFYKGKGVLAELDGTKDVAEVTKDIVSILG, from the coding sequence ATGAACATTATGTTATTTGGTGCTCCAGGAGCAGGGAAAGGGACCCAGGCTAAATTTTTAATCGAAAAATACGGAATCCCTCAAATTTCCACTGGAGATATACTGAGATCTGCAATTGCAGACGGAACAAAAATGGGACTAGAAGCTAAGAAATATATGGATGAAGGAAAACTTGTTCCAGATTCAACAATTATAGGGATAATAAGAGACAGACTTGCAGAAGAAGATTGCAAAAAAGGATTTATTCTTGATGGATTTCCTAGAACTCTTGCCCAGGCAGAGGCATTAGAAGAACTTATGAAAGAGATGAGCATATCTCTAGATAAGGTTATATCTTTAAATGTACCAGACGAGATGATAGTAGGAAGAATAACAGGAAGAAGAGTATGTAAAAGTTGCGGAGCATCATTTCATGTGGAATTTAATCCTTCTAAAGAAGAAGGAAAATGTGACTTCTGTGGCGGAGAACTTATAACCAGAAAAGATGATACTGCAGAGACTGTGGAAAAAAGACTAGGAGAGTATCACTCACAAACAGCTCCTCTTTTTGACTTCTACAAGGGAAAAGGTGTCCTTGCAGAACTTGACGGTACAAAGGACGTAGCTGAGGTAACGAAGGATATAGTTTCTATCCTTGGTTAG